From Stigmatella erecta, one genomic window encodes:
- a CDS encoding CpaF family protein, with the protein MSMYNESLRAFLKPVLPYLDDPSVSEIMINGPADVWIERKGKLSKTDATFSEEGLIGAARNMAQFVGRLLNDERPRLDARLPDGSRIHVVIPPIARRGTTISIRKFFREKLNIDALIKYQSLTPQMARLIDAGIHTKLNMLVSGGTGSGKTTLLNIVSGLIPDDERILTIEDSAELQLNQSHLVSFESRPPDKFGKGGVDMGDLLHSALRLRPDRIVVGEVRGGEAFHLMQAMNTGHGGSLATCHANTPTDTLRRIESLCLMSAVELPMVAVRAQVASAINFIICCERLHDGSRKTIALSEVLPLNEKGDYRTQDIFVFTPVTKDADGHVLGYHAPTGIIPTFVSKARAYGFSDLDESFFDPATYGVPPPPSFQVGSSYEVRWAPSLKHREQGRPDPSEYKKQWADFERKLQEDARGAQDGKAPVQVQVPAARPPPAGRPPPPPAQARPAVRPPPPPPLSDEDKTPPPTRNPFAHEEDDLSAPSDIVTHAGMPPQDEPKVEVAEDLLAEATVPPSRRPALGTAPKQASGSVPMMRPAAVPPRRPPPGRSAEEDGDAPAEGQATGEKTQIRATPERPRR; encoded by the coding sequence ATGTCCATGTACAATGAGTCCCTCCGCGCCTTTCTCAAGCCGGTCCTCCCGTACCTGGATGATCCGTCCGTCTCGGAGATCATGATCAACGGTCCGGCGGACGTCTGGATCGAACGCAAGGGCAAGCTCTCCAAGACCGACGCCACCTTCTCCGAGGAGGGCCTCATCGGCGCGGCGCGCAACATGGCCCAGTTCGTCGGCCGGCTCCTCAACGACGAGCGCCCCCGGCTCGATGCGCGCCTGCCCGACGGCAGCCGCATCCACGTCGTCATCCCGCCCATCGCCCGGCGCGGCACCACCATCTCCATCCGCAAGTTCTTCCGCGAGAAGCTCAACATCGATGCGCTCATCAAGTACCAGTCGCTGACGCCGCAGATGGCGCGGCTCATCGACGCGGGCATCCACACCAAGCTCAACATGCTGGTGTCCGGCGGCACCGGCTCGGGCAAGACGACGCTGCTCAACATCGTCTCGGGCCTCATCCCGGACGACGAGCGCATCCTCACCATCGAGGACTCGGCGGAGCTCCAGCTCAACCAGTCCCACCTGGTCTCCTTCGAGAGCCGTCCCCCGGACAAGTTCGGCAAGGGCGGCGTGGACATGGGCGACCTGCTGCACTCGGCGCTGCGGCTGCGCCCCGACCGCATCGTGGTGGGCGAGGTGCGCGGCGGCGAGGCCTTCCACCTCATGCAGGCGATGAACACCGGCCACGGCGGCTCGCTGGCCACCTGCCACGCCAACACCCCCACCGACACGCTGCGGCGCATCGAGTCGCTGTGCCTCATGTCCGCCGTGGAGCTGCCCATGGTGGCCGTGCGCGCCCAGGTGGCCAGCGCCATCAACTTCATCATCTGCTGCGAGCGCCTCCACGACGGCAGCCGCAAGACGATTGCCCTCTCCGAGGTGCTGCCCCTCAACGAGAAGGGCGACTACCGCACCCAGGACATCTTCGTCTTCACCCCCGTCACCAAGGACGCGGACGGCCACGTGCTGGGCTACCACGCCCCCACCGGCATCATCCCCACCTTCGTCTCGAAGGCGCGCGCCTACGGCTTCAGCGACCTGGACGAGTCCTTCTTCGACCCCGCCACCTATGGCGTGCCGCCGCCGCCCAGCTTCCAGGTGGGCTCCTCCTACGAGGTGCGCTGGGCCCCCTCGCTCAAGCACCGCGAGCAGGGCCGGCCCGACCCCTCCGAGTACAAGAAGCAGTGGGCCGACTTCGAGCGCAAGCTCCAGGAGGACGCCCGGGGCGCCCAGGACGGCAAGGCGCCCGTGCAGGTGCAGGTGCCCGCCGCCCGGCCGCCGCCCGCCGGGCGCCCCCCGCCGCCGCCTGCCCAGGCCCGCCCGGCCGTCCGGCCCCCGCCCCCGCCCCCCCTCTCGGACGAGGACAAGACGCCGCCGCCCACCCGCAACCCCTTCGCCCACGAGGAGGATGACCTGAGCGCTCCCTCCGACATCGTCACCCACGCGGGGATGCCGCCCCAGGACGAGCCCAAGGTGGAAGTGGCCGAGGACTTGCTCGCCGAGGCCACCGTGCCGCCCTCGCGCAGGCCCGCGCTGGGCACCGCGCCCAAGCAGGCCTCGGGCTCCGTGCCCATGATGCGCCCCGCCGCCGTCCCGCCCCGCCGCCCCCCTCCGGGCCGCTCCGCCGAAGAGGACGGCGACGCGCCCGCCGAGGGCCAGGCGACCGGCGAGAAGACGCAGATCCGCGCGACCCCCGAGCGGCCCCGCCGCTGA
- a CDS encoding uracil-DNA glycosylase, which yields MWERLPKEWKKVLAGALETPSAGALERFVDAERKKATIYPPEDEMFSAFQLTPPDGVRVLVLGQDPYHGPGQAHGLAFSVRSGVRLPPSLLNIFKELRSDLGLPPGMDGSLVPWAEQGVLLLNAVLTVRAGTPNSHAGHGWEEFTDSVIQAVSAGPEPVVFLLWGSYARKKKKLIDTGRHAILESAHPSPLSASHGFFGSRPFSRINQALKEWGREPIDWRLPA from the coding sequence ATGTGGGAGCGGCTGCCGAAGGAGTGGAAAAAGGTCCTCGCGGGGGCGCTGGAGACGCCGTCCGCCGGGGCGCTGGAGCGCTTCGTGGACGCGGAGCGGAAGAAGGCCACCATCTATCCGCCGGAGGACGAGATGTTCTCGGCATTCCAGCTGACGCCGCCGGACGGGGTGCGGGTGCTGGTGCTGGGGCAGGACCCCTACCATGGGCCGGGGCAGGCGCACGGCCTGGCCTTCTCGGTGCGCTCCGGGGTGCGGCTGCCGCCCTCCCTGCTCAACATCTTCAAGGAACTGCGCAGCGACCTGGGGCTGCCCCCGGGCATGGACGGCTCGCTGGTGCCCTGGGCGGAGCAGGGGGTGCTGCTGCTGAACGCGGTGCTGACGGTGCGGGCGGGTACCCCCAACAGCCACGCGGGGCATGGGTGGGAGGAGTTCACGGACTCGGTCATCCAGGCGGTGAGCGCCGGGCCGGAGCCGGTGGTGTTCCTCCTGTGGGGCAGCTACGCGCGCAAGAAGAAGAAGCTCATCGACACCGGGCGGCACGCCATCCTCGAGTCGGCGCACCCCTCGCCGCTGTCGGCCTCCCACGGCTTCTTCGGCAGCCGCCCGTTCAGCCGCATCAACCAGGCGCTGAAGGAGTGGGGGCGGGAGCCCATCGACTGGCGCTTGCCGGCATAG
- a CDS encoding DUF3592 domain-containing protein, translated as MRLLWGFLHVLCAVLAAVGVVFLGAGLKQLWRASRTRRWPTAPGKVISTDELMHLRKVPDGEGGGSRLLYEAQVHYEYTVGRVLIGSTRVRVTPSETSSEARSQATLARYPPGQELRVFYNPEDPTESVLEPGAHPLDFVRAGVGGTLVLVAGAAPLIARWFAARL; from the coding sequence GTGCGCCTGCTCTGGGGCTTCCTTCATGTTCTGTGTGCGGTGCTCGCCGCCGTGGGCGTGGTGTTCCTGGGCGCGGGGCTGAAGCAGCTCTGGCGGGCCTCGCGCACGCGGCGCTGGCCCACCGCGCCGGGCAAGGTCATCTCCACGGACGAGCTGATGCACCTGCGCAAGGTGCCCGACGGGGAGGGCGGCGGCAGCCGCCTCCTCTATGAGGCCCAGGTTCACTACGAGTACACGGTGGGCCGGGTGCTCATCGGCTCCACCCGGGTGCGCGTCACCCCCTCCGAGACGAGCAGCGAGGCGCGCTCCCAGGCCACCCTGGCGCGCTATCCCCCAGGCCAGGAGCTCCGGGTCTTCTACAACCCAGAGGACCCGACCGAATCGGTGCTCGAACCGGGCGCCCACCCCCTGGACTTCGTGCGCGCCGGGGTCGGCGGGACCCTGGTGCTCGTGGCCGGCGCCGCCCCGCTCATCGCCCGGTGGTTCGCCGCGCGGCTCTGA
- a CDS encoding tetratricopeptide repeat protein codes for MSTPRFEALLKSGDVQQAREEAELAFRRNPADRRALIALAKLASLDGDAVKAESYLQKAAGGTPADEVDIGLVRASLLMQRGEAGPAQALYSKLTQSQPPRAEAFYGLGFLLAEANDNTAACAALERAVQLEPEGAVYHFQLARVLFALARLKDAFHHLEQSLRLNPGHVPSYLVFAIALQAGGELEAAEDMLRQGLKVAADEPHLLKALSNVLAAKGDFPGAVEAAEALVRVQPDHPSALGNLARFRMAQRNYADALALCRKLSERGQATSLSRSVEAMIYETQEPPDLKAAVAAWRSAMKLDPQDWGAANNLGLLLLTRLEGPDAKKQAKEVLEEAIRRAPEQPEPQLNLALVCAQLEDTARAKELTQGLLARGAALAPELKEQAERLMKQLG; via the coding sequence ATGAGCACGCCGCGTTTCGAGGCACTTCTCAAGTCGGGTGATGTGCAGCAAGCGCGGGAGGAGGCCGAGCTGGCCTTCCGCCGCAACCCCGCCGACCGGCGGGCGCTGATTGCGTTGGCGAAGCTGGCCTCGCTGGACGGAGATGCGGTCAAGGCGGAGTCCTACCTGCAGAAGGCCGCGGGGGGCACGCCCGCGGACGAGGTGGACATCGGGCTGGTGCGCGCCTCGCTGCTCATGCAGCGGGGTGAGGCGGGCCCGGCGCAGGCGCTCTACAGCAAGCTGACACAGTCCCAGCCGCCCCGCGCGGAGGCCTTCTACGGCCTGGGCTTCCTGCTGGCCGAGGCGAACGACAACACCGCGGCGTGCGCGGCCTTGGAGCGCGCCGTCCAGCTGGAGCCAGAAGGCGCGGTGTACCACTTCCAGCTCGCGCGGGTGCTCTTCGCGCTGGCGCGGCTGAAGGACGCGTTCCACCACCTGGAGCAGTCGCTGCGGCTCAACCCGGGGCACGTGCCCTCGTACCTCGTCTTCGCCATCGCCCTGCAGGCGGGCGGAGAGCTGGAGGCCGCGGAGGACATGCTGCGCCAGGGGCTGAAGGTGGCCGCGGACGAGCCCCACCTCCTGAAGGCCCTGAGCAACGTGCTGGCCGCCAAGGGGGACTTCCCCGGGGCGGTGGAGGCCGCCGAGGCGCTCGTGCGCGTGCAGCCGGATCACCCCTCGGCCCTGGGCAACCTGGCGCGCTTCCGGATGGCGCAGCGCAACTACGCCGACGCGCTCGCGCTGTGCCGCAAGCTCTCCGAGCGCGGCCAGGCCACCTCGCTGAGCCGCTCGGTGGAGGCGATGATTTACGAGACCCAGGAGCCGCCCGACCTGAAGGCGGCGGTGGCGGCGTGGCGCTCGGCCATGAAGCTGGATCCGCAGGACTGGGGCGCGGCCAACAACCTGGGGCTGCTGCTGCTCACGCGGCTGGAAGGCCCGGACGCGAAGAAGCAGGCGAAGGAGGTGCTGGAGGAGGCCATCCGCCGCGCCCCGGAGCAGCCCGAGCCCCAGCTCAACCTGGCGCTGGTGTGCGCGCAGCTGGAGGACACGGCCCGGGCGAAGGAGCTGACGCAGGGGCTGCTCGCCCGCGGCGCGGCGCTGGCCCCGGAGCTGAAGGAGCAGGCCGAGCGGCTCATGAAGCAGCTCGGCTGA
- a CDS encoding cell envelope integrity protein TolA, which produces MLVSAALPTPVEAQTQQAKTKTQAKAKAKAKSSAKAKSSAKSKAKSKSKSKAKPDTQETLQAPAKAPEPQPTEEEKARAEQAREEQARQEKLQQEQAKAREQEKARAQERARAQAQAEEEARARVQARAQEQAKAKARPPEKPQTPLRIGLGLDFYTENSHLSGEQIINGARRDESFDYSSDSILSATLTLSFPAPIASQRTRIGAGLRAFGNYGSGGERVFGFGVLNHLFVLGEYGLPVAKNVEALFGARGGLALLIPGKDLSQEIQRLRDNDVDAWNVPRLGWLVGLNVGGRWHFSTHFAARGDLSAQLEKLYLFKTSQDVNGVQFDKNWSTFGLRLGLTLGIEFAL; this is translated from the coding sequence ATGCTGGTGTCCGCCGCGCTCCCCACGCCCGTGGAGGCCCAGACCCAGCAGGCCAAGACCAAGACCCAGGCCAAAGCCAAAGCCAAAGCCAAGTCATCGGCCAAGGCCAAGTCCTCCGCCAAGTCCAAGGCCAAGTCCAAGTCCAAGTCCAAAGCGAAACCGGACACCCAGGAGACGCTCCAGGCGCCAGCGAAGGCCCCGGAGCCGCAGCCCACCGAGGAGGAGAAGGCCCGGGCAGAGCAGGCCCGGGAGGAGCAGGCCCGCCAGGAGAAGCTCCAGCAGGAGCAGGCCAAAGCCCGGGAGCAGGAGAAGGCCCGGGCGCAGGAGCGGGCCCGGGCGCAGGCCCAGGCCGAAGAGGAGGCGCGGGCCCGGGTCCAGGCCCGCGCCCAGGAGCAGGCCAAGGCCAAGGCGCGGCCTCCCGAGAAGCCGCAGACGCCGCTGCGGATCGGCCTCGGGCTGGACTTCTACACCGAGAACTCGCACCTGTCGGGCGAGCAGATCATCAACGGGGCCCGCCGGGACGAGTCGTTCGACTACAGCAGCGACAGCATCCTGTCCGCCACGCTCACCCTGAGCTTCCCCGCGCCCATCGCCAGCCAGCGCACGCGCATCGGCGCGGGCCTGCGGGCCTTTGGCAACTACGGCAGCGGGGGCGAGCGCGTGTTCGGCTTCGGCGTGCTCAACCACCTGTTCGTGCTCGGCGAGTACGGCCTGCCCGTGGCGAAGAACGTGGAGGCCCTGTTCGGCGCGCGCGGGGGCCTGGCGCTGCTCATCCCGGGCAAGGACCTGAGCCAGGAGATCCAACGGCTCCGGGACAATGACGTGGATGCGTGGAACGTGCCGCGCCTGGGCTGGCTGGTGGGCCTGAACGTGGGAGGGCGCTGGCACTTCAGCACCCACTTCGCCGCGCGAGGGGATCTGTCCGCGCAGCTCGAGAAGCTCTACCTCTTCAAGACGAGCCAGGACGTGAACGGCGTCCAGTTCGACAAGAACTGGAGCACCTTCGGCCTGCGCCTGGGGCTCACCCTCGGCATCGAGTTCGCCCTCTGA
- a CDS encoding S8 family serine peptidase, with protein MHKTGLKFFAGALTGLVLAGCGTESSQPEPQAPQAAAVELKRSSADRELIPNRYIVVLKKPAQRALAAADVQQLALSVAGQYGAKVSRTYAHALQGFSASMDERQAEALRQDPRVDFVEQDAVVRISADQAGATWGLDRIDQSDLPLNGTYSYNLTGAGVNAYIIDTGIRLTHTEFQGRAVTGFDAVTAGGTANDCNGHGSHVAGTVGGATYGVAKGVKLHAVRVLDCGGSGSYEGVVAGVDWVTANHVKPAVANMSLGGGASDALDQAIRNSISAGVVYAVAAGNDNGDACTKSPARTAEAITVGATTNTDARASFSNYGSCVDIFAPGQNITSAYHSSDTVTNTISGTSMASPHVAGTAALYLQGNPTASPATVGAALVGFATDGRVTSPGANSPNKLLFSGFIQPGGDVTAPTVALTAPAPDAAVQGTVTLAANAADDVAIKRVEFWLNGQLLGSDESAPYELAWDTLQSFNGPATLVAKAFDTSYNAASSAPLSLTVTNPGFASYDSTRLAPICANVSARCDTGALINGRGSKGPEANAPNTIASSCADGNSGTYHSDESLDRLSISTVDGGPLLPGKQVTISATVWAWTTFTSDKLELFHAPDANTPVWTHLATLAPTQAKSQVLTATFTLPAGSLQAIRGLFRYNPTAVVSCSTGGYDDHDDLIFAVGELDAPPTAEVLSPAASAQVQGQVTINARATDDKQVKQVNFYVGSKYISYKTKGNGDEYALTFNSLNFTNGTYPVTVRAIDSAGQQTTSQPVSITIQN; from the coding sequence GTGCACAAGACTGGTTTGAAGTTCTTCGCGGGCGCCCTCACGGGCCTCGTGCTGGCCGGTTGTGGAACCGAATCCTCCCAACCCGAGCCCCAGGCGCCCCAGGCCGCCGCGGTCGAGCTGAAGCGCTCCAGCGCGGACCGGGAACTCATTCCCAACCGCTACATCGTCGTCCTCAAGAAGCCCGCGCAGCGCGCACTGGCGGCCGCGGACGTGCAGCAGCTCGCGCTGAGCGTCGCCGGGCAGTACGGCGCGAAGGTCTCCCGCACCTACGCCCACGCGCTGCAAGGCTTCTCCGCGAGCATGGACGAGCGCCAGGCCGAGGCGCTGCGCCAGGATCCTCGCGTGGACTTCGTCGAGCAGGACGCCGTGGTGCGCATCTCCGCGGACCAGGCGGGCGCCACCTGGGGCCTGGATCGCATTGACCAGTCGGACCTGCCCCTCAATGGCACCTACAGCTACAACCTGACGGGCGCCGGGGTGAATGCCTATATCATCGACACGGGCATCCGCCTGACGCACACGGAGTTCCAGGGCCGCGCGGTGACGGGCTTCGACGCGGTCACCGCCGGCGGCACGGCCAATGACTGCAACGGCCACGGCTCCCACGTGGCGGGCACCGTGGGCGGTGCCACCTACGGCGTCGCCAAGGGCGTGAAGCTGCACGCGGTGCGCGTGCTCGACTGCGGCGGCTCGGGCTCCTACGAGGGCGTCGTGGCGGGCGTGGACTGGGTGACGGCCAACCACGTGAAGCCCGCGGTGGCCAACATGAGCCTGGGCGGCGGCGCGTCGGACGCGCTGGACCAGGCCATCCGCAACTCCATCTCCGCGGGCGTCGTCTACGCCGTGGCCGCGGGCAATGACAACGGGGATGCGTGCACCAAGTCGCCTGCGCGCACCGCCGAGGCCATCACCGTGGGCGCCACCACCAACACCGATGCCCGGGCGTCCTTCTCCAACTACGGCAGCTGCGTGGACATCTTCGCGCCGGGCCAGAACATCACCTCCGCCTACCACTCGAGCGACACCGTCACCAACACCATCAGCGGCACGTCCATGGCCAGCCCCCACGTGGCCGGCACGGCGGCGCTCTACCTGCAGGGCAACCCCACGGCCTCGCCCGCCACGGTGGGCGCCGCGCTGGTGGGCTTCGCCACCGACGGCCGCGTGACGAGCCCCGGCGCGAACTCGCCCAACAAGCTGCTCTTCTCGGGCTTCATCCAGCCGGGCGGCGACGTCACGGCCCCGACGGTGGCGCTCACCGCGCCGGCCCCGGATGCGGCCGTGCAGGGCACGGTGACGCTGGCGGCCAATGCCGCGGACGACGTGGCCATCAAGCGCGTGGAGTTCTGGCTCAACGGCCAGCTCCTGGGCAGCGATGAGTCCGCGCCGTACGAGCTGGCGTGGGACACGCTGCAGTCCTTCAACGGCCCCGCCACGCTGGTGGCCAAGGCGTTCGACACCTCCTACAACGCCGCCTCCAGCGCCCCGCTGAGCCTCACGGTGACCAACCCGGGCTTCGCCAGCTACGACTCGACGCGCCTGGCGCCGATCTGCGCCAACGTGAGCGCCCGGTGCGACACGGGCGCGCTCATCAACGGCCGGGGCAGCAAGGGGCCCGAGGCCAATGCGCCGAACACGATTGCCTCCAGCTGCGCGGACGGCAACTCCGGGACGTACCACTCCGATGAGTCGCTGGACCGGCTGAGCATCTCCACCGTGGACGGCGGCCCGCTGCTGCCCGGCAAGCAGGTGACCATCTCGGCCACCGTGTGGGCCTGGACGACCTTCACCAGCGACAAGCTGGAGCTGTTCCACGCGCCGGACGCGAACACCCCCGTGTGGACGCACCTGGCCACCCTGGCGCCCACCCAGGCGAAGAGCCAGGTGCTCACGGCCACCTTCACGCTGCCGGCCGGCTCGCTCCAGGCCATCCGCGGCCTCTTCCGCTACAACCCCACCGCCGTGGTGAGCTGCTCCACGGGCGGCTACGACGACCACGACGACCTCATCTTCGCCGTGGGCGAGCTGGACGCGCCGCCCACCGCCGAGGTGCTCTCGCCGGCGGCCAGCGCCCAGGTGCAGGGCCAGGTCACCATCAACGCCCGCGCGACGGACGACAAGCAGGTGAAGCAGGTCAACTTCTACGTGGGCAGCAAGTACATCTCCTACAAGACCAAGGGCAACGGGGATGAGTACGCGTTGACGTTCAACTCGCTGAACTTCACCAACGGCACCTATCCGGTCACGGTGCGGGCGATTGACTCGGCGGGCCAGCAGACCACCTCCCAGCCCGTGTCCATCACCATCCAGAACTAG
- a CDS encoding sulfite exporter TauE/SafE family protein, with translation MTALLLGACLSLMAGLTLGLLGGGGSILTVPILVYVLGMEPRGAIATSLAVVGVTSLVGMLLHAKQRRVQWREGLLFGAAGMAGAAFGGRLGRAVPSQWLLIVFAGLMFITAFAMLRPRRAPGATPAPPSRNPWAAVLRNGLGVGVLTGLVGAGGGFIVVPALALVGGLSMPEAVATSLLVICLNSASGFLSAWLTGAPVDWGLAAGMSLATVAGSFLGTSLSRRFSPDGLRRGFALFTVVLGLFILVQELPRV, from the coding sequence ATGACGGCGCTCCTGCTGGGCGCATGTCTGTCGTTGATGGCGGGCCTCACGCTGGGCCTCCTGGGCGGCGGCGGCTCCATCCTCACCGTCCCCATCCTGGTCTACGTATTGGGAATGGAGCCCCGGGGGGCCATCGCCACCTCCCTGGCCGTGGTGGGGGTGACGAGCCTGGTGGGCATGCTCCTCCACGCGAAGCAGCGCCGGGTGCAGTGGCGGGAAGGGCTGCTCTTTGGCGCGGCGGGGATGGCGGGCGCGGCGTTCGGCGGCAGGCTCGGCCGGGCCGTTCCCTCTCAATGGCTGCTCATTGTCTTCGCGGGGCTGATGTTCATCACGGCCTTCGCCATGCTGCGTCCGCGCCGGGCCCCGGGCGCGACTCCCGCACCGCCCTCGCGCAACCCGTGGGCCGCCGTGCTGCGCAATGGCCTGGGCGTGGGCGTGCTGACGGGCCTCGTGGGCGCGGGCGGCGGCTTCATCGTCGTCCCCGCGCTGGCGCTCGTGGGTGGGCTCTCCATGCCGGAGGCGGTGGCGACGTCCCTGCTCGTCATCTGCCTCAACTCCGCCTCGGGATTCCTCAGCGCGTGGCTCACGGGAGCCCCCGTGGACTGGGGCCTCGCCGCGGGCATGTCCCTGGCCACCGTGGCCGGTTCCTTTCTGGGAACCTCGCTGTCCCGGAGGTTTTCCCCCGATGGACTCCGGCGGGGATTCGCCCTGTTCACCGTGGTGCTGGGCCTCTTCATCCTGGTCCAGGAACTGCCACGGGTGTGA
- a CDS encoding rhodanese-like domain-containing protein, whose protein sequence is MSPVSIHAVRPSALPPATAVRRIDVREPAEFEGPLGHLPEAELVPLDSLPATAVSWSPSEPLLLICRSGNRSLKAARWLAERGFLQLYNLEGGMLAVREAERAQDGAPRA, encoded by the coding sequence ATGTCCCCGGTTTCCATTCATGCCGTGAGGCCCTCCGCATTGCCCCCGGCCACGGCCGTCCGCCGCATCGACGTGCGCGAGCCCGCCGAGTTCGAGGGCCCCCTCGGCCACCTGCCAGAGGCCGAGCTGGTCCCCCTGGACAGCCTCCCCGCCACCGCCGTGTCCTGGTCCCCTTCCGAGCCGCTGTTGCTCATCTGCCGCTCGGGGAACCGCTCCCTGAAGGCCGCGCGGTGGCTCGCGGAGCGGGGCTTCCTCCAGCTCTACAACCTGGAGGGGGGCATGCTGGCGGTGCGGGAAGCAGAGCGCGCGCAGGATGGAGCCCCCCGCGCATGA
- a CDS encoding MBL fold metallo-hydrolase has translation MLFRQLFDPESSTYTYLLADPSTQQAALIDPVLEQAERDLALLAGLELTLTHVLETHVHADHVTAAGRLRERTGCRLVASAQGASCADLHVRHGELIGVGGLKIQVLATPGHTDDSLSYHVEGRVFTGDTLLVRGTGRTDFQNGDAGQLHDSITQVLFALPAETLVYPGHDYHGQTVTTIGEEQRLNPRLAGQDRAAFIALMAQLRLPPPRKLAIAVPANRACGLLPSPPAA, from the coding sequence ATGCTCTTCCGGCAACTCTTCGATCCCGAATCCTCGACCTATACCTATCTGCTGGCCGATCCCTCCACCCAGCAGGCCGCGCTGATTGATCCCGTGCTGGAACAGGCGGAGCGGGACCTCGCGCTGTTGGCGGGGTTGGAGCTGACGCTGACGCATGTGCTGGAAACGCACGTCCACGCCGACCACGTGACGGCCGCAGGCCGGCTGCGCGAGCGGACCGGCTGCCGGCTCGTGGCCAGCGCGCAAGGGGCCTCCTGTGCGGACCTGCATGTCCGCCATGGCGAGCTCATCGGCGTGGGCGGCTTGAAGATCCAGGTGCTCGCCACGCCCGGCCACACCGATGACAGCCTGAGCTATCACGTGGAGGGGCGCGTCTTCACCGGCGACACGCTGCTCGTGAGGGGCACGGGGCGCACCGACTTCCAGAATGGGGATGCCGGCCAGCTCCACGACTCCATCACCCAGGTGCTCTTCGCGCTCCCCGCGGAGACGCTCGTGTACCCGGGGCACGACTACCATGGCCAGACGGTGACAACGATTGGCGAGGAGCAGCGCCTCAACCCACGCCTGGCGGGTCAGGACCGCGCGGCCTTCATCGCGCTGATGGCCCAGCTCCGCCTGCCGCCTCCCCGGAAGCTGGCCATCGCGGTGCCGGCCAACCGGGCCTGTGGCCTGCTGCCCTCGCCCCCCGCGGCCTGA
- a CDS encoding sigma-54 interaction domain-containing protein, with the protein MTLGGDVPLADALKQSLRALEAFSGPTVLLDAQTRVLALGAQATSLLKGRLKPGQRLLEAFEADPAETLRTALKSHEELCLTFREHAGPGAPRALRLRATDLMEGPRGVGWAVHLSLPPAEPEAAEELFHGLWTQDPHMRRLFRTIERAARTEASVLVRGESGTGKELTAHALHALSSRAKGPFRAINCAALSPSLLESELFGHVRGAFTGAVRDSPGHFRLAGGGTLFLDEVAELPLELQAKLLRALETHSVIPVGGREPISVDVRIVAATHRALRREVEQGRFRADLMYRLRVVPLFLPSLRERPGDILPLARRFLKDLNARGGRQVLRFSAQAQRQLQEYPWPGNVRELRNVMEYAHVMGEGPVLSEAELPPEFNEQAHPAPRASESAQRSTAPVGVEDIHRALSQTQGNRARAAALLGISRITLWRRLRQASEGAER; encoded by the coding sequence ATGACCCTGGGGGGCGACGTGCCACTGGCAGACGCGCTGAAACAGTCCCTGCGGGCCCTGGAGGCGTTCTCCGGGCCGACCGTGTTGCTCGATGCACAGACCCGGGTGCTGGCCCTGGGGGCCCAGGCCACCTCGCTCCTGAAAGGCCGTCTGAAGCCGGGCCAGCGGCTCTTGGAGGCCTTCGAGGCAGACCCCGCCGAGACGCTCCGGACGGCCCTGAAGTCTCACGAGGAGCTCTGCCTCACCTTCCGGGAGCATGCGGGCCCCGGCGCACCGCGCGCCCTGCGCCTGCGCGCCACGGACCTGATGGAGGGCCCCCGGGGCGTGGGCTGGGCGGTTCACCTCTCCCTGCCCCCCGCGGAGCCCGAGGCGGCGGAGGAGCTCTTTCATGGCTTGTGGACGCAGGATCCGCACATGCGCCGGCTCTTTCGCACCATCGAGCGGGCGGCCCGCACGGAGGCCAGCGTCCTTGTCCGGGGCGAGAGTGGCACCGGCAAGGAGCTGACCGCGCATGCCCTGCATGCCCTCTCCTCGCGGGCGAAGGGCCCTTTTCGTGCCATCAATTGCGCCGCCCTGTCCCCCAGCCTCCTGGAGAGCGAGCTGTTCGGCCACGTCCGGGGCGCGTTCACGGGCGCCGTGAGGGACAGCCCCGGACACTTCCGGCTGGCCGGCGGCGGAACCCTCTTCCTGGACGAGGTGGCCGAGCTGCCCCTGGAGCTCCAGGCCAAGCTCCTGCGGGCGCTGGAGACCCACTCGGTCATCCCCGTGGGAGGACGCGAGCCCATCTCAGTGGATGTGCGCATCGTGGCCGCCACGCACCGCGCCCTGAGGCGGGAGGTGGAGCAGGGCCGCTTCCGGGCGGACCTCATGTACCGGCTGCGCGTGGTGCCCCTCTTCCTGCCCTCCTTGAGGGAGAGGCCCGGGGACATCCTTCCGCTGGCCCGCCGGTTCCTGAAGGACCTCAACGCGCGGGGAGGACGTCAGGTGCTGCGCTTCTCCGCCCAGGCCCAGCGCCAGCTCCAGGAGTACCCCTGGCCCGGCAACGTGCGGGAGCTGCGCAACGTCATGGAGTACGCCCACGTCATGGGCGAGGGCCCGGTGCTCTCCGAGGCGGAGCTTCCCCCGGAGTTCAATGAGCAGGCGCACCCCGCGCCCAGGGCTTCCGAATCGGCGCAGCGGAGCACGGCCCCCGTCGGCGTGGAGGACATCCACCGCGCGCTCTCCCAGACGCAGGGCAACCGGGCCAGGGCCGCCGCGCTCCTGGGCATCAGCCGCATCACCCTGTGGCGCAGGCTGCGCCAGGCCTCCGAGGGCGCGGAACGCTGA